DNA from Nocardioides yefusunii:
CCCGCCCGTCACGACGGGCCGGTGCTCAGTATCCGCGGTGCGCACCGCGTCCACGGGGCGGGGGAGGCTCGCGTCGTCGCGCTCGCCGGTGTCGACCTCGATGTCGCCCCGGGCGAGTTCGTCGCGCTCATGGGCCCCTCGGGTTCGGGCAAGTCGACCCTGCTCAATCTGGCCGGAGGCCTTGACACCCCGACCCACGGGAAGGTTGTGGTCGAGGGCCAGGATCTCTCCGAGCTCAGCCGCGACCAGCGGGCCCGGGTGCGTCGCACGTCGGTCGGCTACGTCTTCCAGTCCTACAACCTGGTGCCGGCGTTGACCGCGGTCGAGAACGTGGCCCTGCCACGTGAACTCGACGGCGTCCCGCCCGCAGCGGCCCGCGCCGACGCCCTGGCTGCACTGGAGGAGGTCTGCATCGCCCACCTCGCGCGGCGCTTCCCCGACGAGATGTCGGGTGGTCAGCAGCAGCGCGTCGCGATCGCCCGCGGAGTCGTGGGTGAACGACGCCTGATCCTGGCTGACGAGCCCACTGGTGCGCTCGACACCGAGTCGGGTGAGGAGGTCCTGGCGCTGCTGCGCGGGTTCGCCGACGGTGGCGTCTCGGTCGTGCTGGTCACGCATGAGGCGCGGCACGCGTCCTGGGCCGACCGGGTGGTCTTCCTGCGTGACGGCCGGATCGTGGACGAGGCCAGTGTCTCGGGCGCCTACGGTCTGATGGAGCCGGGGAGCGTCCTGTGAGGGGCGGTCGCCGGGCGGTCCTGAGGATCGCTGCGCGCGATGCCCGTCGCCACCCGTGGCGCAGCCTGCTGGTACTGCTCCTGATCGGGCTGCCCGTGGCCGTGGCCTCGGGAGTGATGGTGCTGGTGAGCACCTTCGAGATCTCCGGCGCAGAACGGGCCGCACGAGTGCTGGCCGGTGCCGACGCCCAGGTGTGGGGCGGGGGCGCCGGCAACGGCAACTCCTACGGTGACGACCTCCCTGGGCGCAGCGTTTGGGAGGTCCGAGACGCTGCCTACGCCTACGACGACCTCGACGACGCAATGTCGCCCGACGCAGTGGCCGCTGCCGTCACCTCGCGGTGGGGCGATGACGCGCGTCTGGTCCGGTGGGACGACGGTTCGACGGTCGACGTCCGTGACGGTGACGGTTCCCGGGAGGCCCGGCTGCTCCAGGGTGACCTGTCCGACCCCCTCGTCGCGGCGCAGTACCGCCTCGTCGAGGGGACGGTCCCTGCCGCGAGCGGTGAGGCACTCGTCTCCGTGGGGTTGCGGGCCCGGGGCATCGACGTGGGCGATCGGGTCCAGACGTCGCTCACCGACGCCCCCGTCACGGTGGTCGGGGTGGCCGATGACGTTGCCGCCGTCGCCGTCGCCGACAGGGCGCTGCTGGTGGCGCCCGGGACCGTCGACCTCCCGGCGGTCGCCAGTAGTTGGCTGGTCGAACGCCCCGGCGGAGTCTCCGAAGAGGAGGTGACGGATCTCGCGGAGGTCGGGGTCACCGTTCTGTCCGGGGTGGTCGCGGAGGCGTCCCAGAACCACGGTTTCGGCGTGAGCGCCGACGACATCGCCGTCCTGATCCTCGTGGTGACGATGATCCTGATCGAGATCGCGTTGCTGGCCGGGCCGGCGTTCGCGGTAACGGCCCGGCAGCAGGCCCGTGCGGTCGCGCTCCTGACCGTCAACGGTGCGACCCCGGTTCAGGCGCGTCGCGTGGTCACGTTCGCGGCAGGTGTGCTGGGTGCGATGGCGAGCATCGGAGGCGTTGTGCTCGGGGTGGGCTCGGCGTGGGCGCTGGTGCCGCGCATCGAACGCTGGAGTGACTCGCTGGCGGGTCCGTTCGGCGTGCCATGGCTGCTGGTCCTGGTCGCGGCGCTATTCGGGGTGGTGTGCGCGATGCTGGCTGCAGCGGTGCCGGCATGGAACGTGTCGCGTCAGGATCCAGTCGCCGTCATGGCCGGGCGGCGTACCGCCCGCGCGGGGTCGTTGGTGACGTCGGTGAGCGCTGTCGCGGGTGCGGTGGCGCTGGTGCTCGGCGTCCTCATCACGGCGGCGTCGACCGCTCCGGCGGCGTCGGTCGGGAGTTCTGCGGCGGGCATCACCGTCGGTGTGGTGACGGTGGTGACGGGGATGGTGCTGGTGATCCCGGCGTTGCTCGGGTTGCTGGCCAGGAGCCTGGAAGGGCGTTCGTTTTCGTTGCGGTTCGCAGCCGGTGACGCGGTGCGGCACCGTTCCCGGACGGTGCCTGCAGTAGCTGCGGTGGCGGCGACGGTCGCTGGTGTCGTCGCCCTGGGGATAGCGAACGCCTCCGACGCCTCGGAGTACTCGTCGGGCTCGTACGGCACGCTCGGCCGGGACGAGGGGCGGGCGACCGTGCATTGGGCTCCGCAGTTGTGGGACGCCGATCAGGCGGCTCGCTTGGAGGGGACCTGGGGCCAGATCGAGCAGGAGGCACGGGACCTCGGAGCCACGTCGGTGACGTCTCTGGTGACGCTGTCACGCGAGGACCTGGGGCACTTCGGCTACTACGGCAGCGAACCGCTTCCCGACGTCTTGGGATGGGCCTACGGTGCAGCCACCAGCCGTGTCACGGTGGTTGGCGACGACGTTGACCTCGCGACGTTGCGGGTGGCCGAGGAGGACCGTCCGGACGTTGCGCGGGCGCTGGCCGCCGGCCACGCCGTGCAGTTCGTCGTGGACTACCGCCCGGAGCCCCTCGAGACACCCGGCATGGACGTGGGGGAGTTTCCCCGCAGCGAACGCCTCTCCCTGGGGGTGCCCGGAGCGGGTGCGTCGGCGGAGAAGGAGACGCTGGAGGTCGACGCGCTGCTGGTCCTGATCCGTCCGGAACTCGAAGGCGAGATGTTCTCCCCCGCCCTCCTGCCGGAGCGGACGGCTCGGGAGCTGGGGCTGGAGTTCCAGAGGTCGGCGCTGGTCGCCGAGGGGTTGCCCTCGGCCGAGGACGTGCATGCGTTCAGTGACGCCGTGGTCGCTCTCGCGCCCACCGCCTCCGTCGACTCCGCACTGGGGTACGACTACGGCCGGAGCGGGGAAGCCGCGATCGTCATGCTCGTGATCGCGGTCGGTGGTGCGCTGCTGATGGTGATCGGAGCGGTGACGGCCACGGCGCTCGCGCTCCAGGACGCCGCTCCGGATCTCGCCACCCTCCAAGCGGTGGGTGCTGGGCCGCGGCTGCGTCGCCGGGTCGCGATCGCGCACACGTTGGTGATCACCGGAGTGGGTGCGGTGCTCGGTGTGTTGGTCGGGTTCGTCCCGGGCGTCGCAGGGGCGAGGGCAATGGCGGGGCTGTCCAACCTGACGATCCCGTGGCTCGAACTGGGGCTGGTCGTCGTGGTGGTCCCGCTGGTGACCGCACTCGTCGTCGGTGGTTTCTCGCGCAGTCGGATAGACCTGACCCGTCCGGTGGAGTGACCCATCCCTGACGCCGCACCCCACCGGTTCGGGTCGTGATTTCCTCCGGAACACGACCCGAACCGGTGGGGTGCGGGTGATTTCAGGCGTTGGCGCGGCGCTTGATGCCTTCACGACGACGCTCGTCCATCGCCTCTTCGTAGGCGCGCACGAGTGAGGCGACCGAGAGCGGCTTGAGGCGTTCGACGACCTCGGCCAGACGTTCCGAACTCATCCCCGACTCGCGGTACTTGGGCCACACCGCGGTGCGGAA
Protein-coding regions in this window:
- a CDS encoding ABC transporter ATP-binding protein; translated protein: MTMTKQHATDTTTPPARHDGPVLSIRGAHRVHGAGEARVVALAGVDLDVAPGEFVALMGPSGSGKSTLLNLAGGLDTPTHGKVVVEGQDLSELSRDQRARVRRTSVGYVFQSYNLVPALTAVENVALPRELDGVPPAAARADALAALEEVCIAHLARRFPDEMSGGQQQRVAIARGVVGERRLILADEPTGALDTESGEEVLALLRGFADGGVSVVLVTHEARHASWADRVVFLRDGRIVDEASVSGAYGLMEPGSVL
- a CDS encoding ABC transporter permease, producing the protein MRGGRRAVLRIAARDARRHPWRSLLVLLLIGLPVAVASGVMVLVSTFEISGAERAARVLAGADAQVWGGGAGNGNSYGDDLPGRSVWEVRDAAYAYDDLDDAMSPDAVAAAVTSRWGDDARLVRWDDGSTVDVRDGDGSREARLLQGDLSDPLVAAQYRLVEGTVPAASGEALVSVGLRARGIDVGDRVQTSLTDAPVTVVGVADDVAAVAVADRALLVAPGTVDLPAVASSWLVERPGGVSEEEVTDLAEVGVTVLSGVVAEASQNHGFGVSADDIAVLILVVTMILIEIALLAGPAFAVTARQQARAVALLTVNGATPVQARRVVTFAAGVLGAMASIGGVVLGVGSAWALVPRIERWSDSLAGPFGVPWLLVLVAALFGVVCAMLAAAVPAWNVSRQDPVAVMAGRRTARAGSLVTSVSAVAGAVALVLGVLITAASTAPAASVGSSAAGITVGVVTVVTGMVLVIPALLGLLARSLEGRSFSLRFAAGDAVRHRSRTVPAVAAVAATVAGVVALGIANASDASEYSSGSYGTLGRDEGRATVHWAPQLWDADQAARLEGTWGQIEQEARDLGATSVTSLVTLSREDLGHFGYYGSEPLPDVLGWAYGAATSRVTVVGDDVDLATLRVAEEDRPDVARALAAGHAVQFVVDYRPEPLETPGMDVGEFPRSERLSLGVPGAGASAEKETLEVDALLVLIRPELEGEMFSPALLPERTARELGLEFQRSALVAEGLPSAEDVHAFSDAVVALAPTASVDSALGYDYGRSGEAAIVMLVIAVGGALLMVIGAVTATALALQDAAPDLATLQAVGAGPRLRRRVAIAHTLVITGVGAVLGVLVGFVPGVAGARAMAGLSNLTIPWLELGLVVVVVPLVTALVVGGFSRSRIDLTRPVE